One genomic window of Diospyros lotus cultivar Yz01 chromosome 8, ASM1463336v1, whole genome shotgun sequence includes the following:
- the LOC127807079 gene encoding G-type lectin S-receptor-like serine/threonine-protein kinase At1g34300 produces the protein MKLPSSILISSCFFFAFFLFLVVVSAADISPGSSLSASNTNQTWASPNNVFSLGFIRDGSAFFAAITYGGVPVWKAGGDNGAADSTATLLFLADGNLRLVNGSSSTVVWQSNTAGRGVVSASLDDSGNFVLRNGTLAVWSTFDNPTDAILPDQNLTVGKELRSGLYSFSLLNSGSLTLRWNSSIMYWNSSLNSSVNASVTSPTLGFQSIGILSISDPSFSTPVIVAYSNDYAEAGDMLRFLRLDNDGNLRIYSSQKGSGTVTVRWSAVSDQCRVFGYCGNYGICSYSDSKPVCGCPSANFEPNDPKDSRKGCKRKVEIENCSGNATMLQLDHSYLLTYPPELTGQVSSELTGQVFYIGISACMRNCLSGSCVASTSLSDGSGMCFIKLNSYISGYQSPALPSTSYVKVCAPVMPNPPSFSVGGRKGDGWRLHGWIVALVVLGIILGLIMFEGGLWLWCCRNSPKFGGLSAQYALLEYASGAPVQFSYKQLLDATKGFKEKLGAGGFGAVYKGVLANTTVVAVKQLEGIEQGEKQFRMEVATISSTHHLNLVRLIGFCSEGRHRLLVYEFMKNGSLDNFLFAREDEDQSGKWLNWEYRFNIAVGTARGITYLHEECRDCIVHCDVKPENILLDGNYNAKVSDFGLAKLINPKEHRYRTLTSVRGTRGYLAPEWLANLPITSKSDVYSYGMVLLEIVSGRRNFWVSAETNGKKFSLWAYEQFEKGNVQAIVDKRLAVNVVDLEQVTRAIGVSFWCIQEQPAQRPMMGKVVQMLEGVTKVEKPPIPKAMADWPVSGTSVNVSSIVGSLSTSAFSAPDPSFSSLVQTQVISSFTSGRNLERASSSLL, from the coding sequence ATGAAGCTACCGTCATCAATACTAATCTCATCATGCTTCTTCTTcgccttctttctcttcttggtGGTTGTCTCGGCGGCGGATATTTCGCCAGGATCATCTCTCTCCGCCTCGAACACTAACCAGACATGGGCTTCCCCAAATAACGTCTTCTCTCTCGGCTTCATCCGCGACGGCTCCGCTTTCTTCGCCGCCATCACCTACGGCGGCGTTCCGGTCTGGAAGGCCGGGGGCGATAATGGCGCCGCCGACTCCACCGCCACCCTCCTCTTCCTCGCCGACGGCAACCTGCGCCTCGTCAACGGGTCCTCCAGCACCGTAGTCTGGCAGTCCAACACCGCCGGCCGCGGTGTCGTCTCCGCCTCCCTAGATGACTCGGGTAACTTCGTTCTCCGGAACGGCACGCTTGCCGTCTGGTCCACCTTTGATAACCCTACTGACGCCATTTTGCCAGACCAAAACCTCACCGTTGGCAAAGAATTGCGATCTGGGCTTTACTCTTTTTCCCTTCTTAATTCTGGAAGCCTAACCCTACGTTGGAACAGCTCCATTATGTACTGGAATTCGAGCTTGAATTCGTCGGTCAACGCCAGCGTGACATCTCCCACCTTGGGATTTCAATCAATTGGCATATTATCAATCTCTGATCCGTCTTTTTCAACCCCTGTGATTGTGGCTTATAGCAATGATTATGCTGAAGCAGGTGATATGCTTAGGTTTCTGAGGTTGGACAATGATGGGAATTTGAGGATTTACAGCTCTCAAAAGGGCAGTGGAACCGTCACAGTGAGGTGGTCAGCTGTTAGCGATCAATGTCGAGTTTTTGGCTACTGTGGCAACTATGGTATTTGTAGCTACAGTGATTCAAAACCCGTATGTGGTTGTCCTTCAGCGAATTTCGAGCCAAATGATCCCAAGGACAGTAGGAAAGGGTGTAAGAGGAAGGTAGAGATTGAGAATTGTTCAGGGAATGCAACTATGTTGCAGTTAGATCATTCATACTTGTTGACATACCCTCCTGAGTTGACTGGTCAAGTTTCTAGTGAGTTGACTGGTCAAGTTTTCTATATTGGTATATCCGCGTGTATGAGGAATTGTCTTTCGGGTTCCTGTGTAGCTTCCACCTCATTGTCGGATGGATCAGGGATGTGTTTCATAAAACTCAATAGTTATATTAGTGGGTACCAGTCACCTGCACTTCCCAGCACTTCATATGTGAAGGTTTGTGCACCTGTAATGCCTAATCCTCCTTCATTTTCTGTCGGAGGCAGAAAAGGCGACGGCTGGAGGTTGCACGGATGGATTGTTGCACTTGTGGTTTTAGGCATCATTTTGGGTTTGATCATGTTTGAGGGAGGTTTATGGTTGTGGTGCTGTAGGAATAGCCCCAAATTTGGGGGTCTTTCTGCTCAATATGCTCTTCTTGAGTACGCCTCTGGCGCTCCAGTCCAGTTCTCGTACAAGCAATTACTGGATGCCACAAAAGGTTTCAAGGAGAAGCTTGGAGCTGGAGGATTTGGGGCTGTTTACAAAGGTGTTCTTGCTAATACAACTGTCGTTGCAGTGAAGCAATTGGAGGGGATTGAGCAGGGGGAGAAACAGTTTAGGATGGAGGTTGCAACTATAAGTAGCACCCACCATCTGAATCTGGTCAGATTGATAGGTTTTTGCTCTGAAGGACGCCACAGGCTTCTGGTATATGAGTTCATGAAAAATGGATCCCTGGATAATTTCCTCTTCGCACGAGAAGACGAAGACCAGTCTGGAAAATGGTTGAATTGGGAGTACAGGTTTAACATAGCCGTAGGGACTGCAAGAGGTATAACTTACCTACATGAGGAGTGTCGAGACTGCATTGTCCACTGCGACGTAAAGCCAGAAAACATTCTGTTGGATGGGAATTATAATGCCAAAGTCTCAGATTTTGGACTTGCAAAGCTCATTAATCCCAAGGAGCATAGGTACCGCACATTGACAAGTGTTAGGGGGACTAGAGGGTACCTGGCACCAGAATGGCTTGCAAATCTGCCAATAACTTCAAAATCTGATGTTTACAGCTATGGGATGGTCTTGCTGGAAATAGTGAGTGGGAGAAGGAATTTTTGGGTGTCTGCAGAAACGAATGGGAAAAAGTTTTCTCTCTGGGCATACGAACAGTTTGAAAAGGGAAATGTGCAGGCAATTGTTGACAAAAGGCTTGCAGTAAATGTGGTGGATCTGGAGCAAGTAACTAGGGCAATTGGAGTAAGCTTTTGGTGCATCCAGGAACAACCAGCTCAGAGGCCGATGATGGGAAAAGTAGTGCAGATGTTAGAAGGTGTTACTAAAGTTGAAAAGCCACCGATTCCTAAGGCCATGGCTGATTGGCCAGTCAGTGGGACAAGTGTGAATGTAAGCAGCATTGTTGGCAGTCTGTCTACCTCTGCATTTTCAGCCCCAGatccttctttttcatcatTGGTCCAAACTCAAGTAATCTCATCATTCACTTCAGGAAGGAATTTAGAGAGGgcatcttcttctcttttataA